Genomic DNA from Spirochaetota bacterium:
GGTTCTGGGATGCGAAGTCCTATAAGCCGGGCGAGAACCCCCTGTCTTTCGACAAGCAGCTCGTGCGTGATCATCTTGAGGCGAGCGGTTGGAACAAACAGCCCCCGCCGCCCGCGCTCCCTCCATCCATCATCGAGCAGACGCGTGCGCGCTACGTGGAGATGCTCACGCTCATCACGGGAAAGGGATTGCAGCCGGCAGTATGACAAAAGAGAGATTATCCGTTCTGCTGACAAAGGTGTCGCGCGGGAAGCTTTCCATAGAGAAGGCGATCCGTGAGCTTGCCGACATGCCGTTCGAGGATATCGGCATCGCCTCGCTCGATCATCACCGTGCGCTGCGCCTGTCACAGCCGGAAGTGGTGTACGGCAAAAGCAAAAGCGTATCCGAGATATGCGCCATTGCTCGCGCTATCGTGCGAAAGAAGAACAATCTGCTTATCACCCGCATCGATGCGGCGAAGGCGAAGCGTGTGCTTTCGATCGATAAGAAGCTTCGTTACAATGAGCGTGCAGAGTGCATCGTCGGGGAATTCGCCCCGGTGAAGAAGCATGGTCTTGTCGCCGTGGTGAGCGCCGGAACGTCGGATATGCATGTCGTCGAAGAGGCGTACGAAACGCTCTCGATGCTGGGCAATAATGCCGTGAAGGTGATCGATGTGGGCGTGGCGGGCATCCATCGATTGTTCCATCGCCTGCCGGAGATCCGCAAGGCCAATGTCGTCATCGCCGTCGCCGGTATGGAGGGCGCACTTGCGAGCGTCATCGGCGGTCTTGTCGCCGCACCGGTCATCGCTGTCCCCACATCGGTCGGGTACGGCGCGAATT
This window encodes:
- the larB gene encoding nickel pincer cofactor biosynthesis protein LarB, coding for MTKERLSVLLTKVSRGKLSIEKAIRELADMPFEDIGIASLDHHRALRLSQPEVVYGKSKSVSEICAIARAIVRKKNNLLITRIDAAKAKRVLSIDKKLRYNERAECIVGEFAPVKKHGLVAVVSAGTSDMHVVEEAYETLSMLGNNAVKVIDVGVAGIHRLFHRLPEIRKANVVIAVAGMEGALASVIGGLVAAPVIAVPTSVGYGANFGGVSALLSMLNSCSPNVVTVNIDNGFAAAYAASLMNRRMTSN